The following are encoded in a window of Rosa chinensis cultivar Old Blush chromosome 4, RchiOBHm-V2, whole genome shotgun sequence genomic DNA:
- the LOC112200060 gene encoding uncharacterized protein LOC112200060, with protein MAANSLPILYALVLALSLFAFQSESAPQAFRRDPGHPQWHHGAFHDVRDTIRSDVRRMLHSRAEVPFQVPLEVNVVLVGFNGDGGYRYSVDAHKLEELLKISFPTHRPACLETGEALDIEHQIVYNAFPAGQPELIALEKALKEAMVPAGNARESEFGREVPLFEVDATVVEPVFQRLYSYIFDTDNSAVSAMELDRQVPSAIFVVNFDKVRMDPRNKEIDLDNLMYGKITQLTDDDMQKQEGDYIYRYRYNGGGASQVWLGYGRYVVIDLSAGPCTYGKIETEEGTVSSRTLPRLRNIMFPRGMGADRAASEHSTHDVFVGQLASLVSTTIEHVIAPDVRFETVDLTTRLLLPIIVLQNHNRYNIIEKGHNYSINIEAIEAQVKKMVHDGQEVVIVGGSHSLHRHEKLAIAVSKAMRGHSLQETRNDGRFHVHTKTYLDGALLKEEMERSADVLAAGLLEVADPSLSSKFFLRQHWNDESDGASDSILKHKPLWSTYDKKGGKKKKKKERKQGDLYRTYGTRVIPVFVLSLADVDPHLMMEDESLVWTSKDVVIVLEHQNQQIPLSYVSETQRRHAEPSQVQRHILAGLASAVAGLSAPYEKASHVHERPVVNWLWAAGCHPFGPFSNTSKVSQMLQDVALRNSIYARVDSALHKIRDTSEAVQTFAAEYLKTPLGEPVKSKKNKTTTELWVEKFYKKTTNLPEPFPHELVDRLENFLNNLEEQLVDLSSSLYGHRLQDAHYNSSEILQSSIFTQQYVDHVLSNEREKMKCCNIEYKYPVQSSQTYVYGGILLAGFVVYFIVIFFSNPVR; from the exons ATGGCTGCAAATTCACTACCAATACTATATGCTCTTGTTCTCGCACTGAGCCTGTTCGCGTTTCAATCCGAGTCGGCGCCTCAAGCTTTCCGTAGAGATCCAGGTCACCCTCAGTGGCACCACGGCGCCTTCCACGACGTCCGTGACACCATTCGCTCCGATGTCCGCCGCATGCTCCATTCTCGCGCCGAG gtgcCGTTCCAGGTTCCACTGGAAGTGAATGTGGTGCTTGTTGGTTTCAATGGTGATGGAGGCTATAGGTACTCGGTGGATGCGCACAAATTGGAGGAGCTGCTCAAGATCAGCTTCCCGACACACCGGCCGGCGTGTCTTGAGACCGGGGAGGCTCTCGATATCGAGCATCAAATTGTCTACAATGCCTTCCCT GCTGGGCAGCCGGAGCTTATAGCTCTCGAGAAGGCATTGAAGGAGGCGATGGTTCCTGCAGGAAATGCGAGAGAG TCTGAATTTGGAAGGGAAGTACCTCTTTTTGAGGTGGATGCAACTGTAGTGGAGCCGGTATTTCAGAGGTTGTATTCCTATATATTTGACACAGACAATTCGGCTGTTTCTGCTATGGAGTTGGATCGCCAAGTGCCAAGTGCAATATTTGTGGTCAATTTTGATAAG GTCAGAATGGATCCTAGGAATAAGGAAATTGATCTTGACAACTTGATGTATGGAAAAATTACACAACTAACTGATGATGATATGCAAAAACAAGAGGGAGACTATATTTATCGCTATCGGTACAATGGAGGAGGTGCCTCTCAAGTTTGGCTGGGCTATGGCAG ATATGTAGTGATCGATCTCTCGGCCGGCCCGTGTACTTATGGAAAGATTGAAACTGAAGAGGGAACTGTCAGTTCTCGGACCCTGCCACGACTACGGAATATTATGTTTCCAAGAGGAATGGGTGCAGACCGTGCAGCTAGTGAGCACTCTACACATGATGTATTTGTTGGACAACTTGCCTCTCTAGTATCCACCACGATTGAGCATGTTATAGCTCCAGATGTTAG ATTTGAAACTGTTGATCTGACAACAAGGCTGCTTTTACCAATAATTGTGCTGCAAAATCATAATCGGTACAATATTATAGAGAAGGGCCACAACTACAGTATAAATATTGAAGCAATTGAGGCACAG GTGAAGAAAATGGTTCATGATGGGCAAGAAGTTGTGATCGTTGGGGGTTCACATTCATTACATCGCCATGAGAAGTTGGCAATTGCCGTTTCAAAAGCTATGCGAGGCCATTCCCTTCAAGAAACTAGGAATGATGGACGCTTTCATGTTCATACCAAGACATATCTGGATGGTGCTCTTCTTAAAGAA GAGATGGAACGTTCTGCTGATGTGCTTGCTGCTGGTTTGCTTGAGGTGGCTGACCCATCTCTTTCAAGTAAATTTTTCCTCCGCCAG CATTGGAATGATGAATCTGATGGTGCAAGTGATTCTATACTCAAACATAAACCTCTTTGGTCTACTTATGACAAAAAAGGtggcaagaagaaaaagaaaaaagaaaggaaacagGGAGATCTGTACCGAACTTATGGAACAAGAGTAATTCCTGT CTTTGTGCTATCATTGGCTGATGTGGACCCACACCTTATGATGGAAGACGAAAGTCTTGTATGGACAAGCAAAGATGTCGTGATTGTACTTGAGCATCAAAATCAGCAGATACCTCTTAG TTATGTGTCAGAAACACAGAGAAGGCATGCCGAACCATCTCAGGTACAGCGTCATATATTGGCAGGGCTTGCTTCTGCTGTGGCAGGGTTGAGTGCACCATATGAGAAGGCTTCTCATGTACATGAAAGGCCAGTCGTGAATTGGCTATGGGCAGCTGGGTGTCATCCATTTGGACCATTCTCTAATACTTCTAAAGTCAGCCAAATGCTTCAAGATGTTGCATTG AGGAACTCAATATATGCGCGTGTAGATTCTGCACTCCACAAAATCCGTGATACGTCAGAG GCTGTACAAACATTTGCTGCCGAGTATCTGAAAACTCCGCTTGGTGAGCCAGTGAAGAGCAAGAAGAACAAAACCACCACTGAGCTATGGGTGGAGAAGTTTTACAAGAAGACCACTAACTTGCCTGAACCTTTCCCACATGAATTAGTTGATAGATTGGAGAACTTCTTAAAT AACCTTGAGGAACAGCTAGTAGATTTGTCTTCATCATTGTATGGTCACCGGCTCCAAGATGCACATTATAACAGTTCTGAGATTCTCCAGAGTTCCATATTTACCCAGCA GTATGTAGATCATGTTTTGTCAAACGAGAGGGAAAAGATGAAATGCTGCAACATTGAGTACAAATATCCTGTGCAGTCATCTCAAACTTATGTCTATGGGGGGATTCTTCTTGCTGGATTCGTTGTATATTTTATAGTCATTTTCTTTTCAAACCCTGTACGCTAA